The Engystomops pustulosus chromosome 2, aEngPut4.maternal, whole genome shotgun sequence genomic interval ATTAACTAAGCAGAAGCCATGGTGACTTTCTGACATCTCATTCTTGCTTTTTGCAGCATAAAAACCATGCAGACGCCCCTAATAAATTCTGTCCCTCACATATGTCAGGTTAAAATTCACATCATCACTGGGACTTCTAATGATCTGCttagtaatacattttttttaaaaaacagaagcGGTATGTAACAACAGACACCAAGTTTGGAGAAGGCATTATGTGAAAAACGGTTTGTTCACAAAGTAAGCAGTTGCATTGATATGTTGGTGTGTGCCGTAATACTATATGATAAATATGGCCAGGTTTAAAGGGGTTAGCTACTGATATGGTCTTATACTTTCCTTGGTAAAGTTTGCTAACAGGGTCACCAATATAACACTTACACTTACCTAGTTAACGATTGCCATTCGCTTCAGGTTCCCGTGCCCTGCAGGCCTTTGGCTGTTTGAGGGAGGGTGTGCAGTCATTATTGTCTGCCGCCCCTCCGTGATAATCGCTTCCATATCAGTGGAAATcccaggaagtcctgagtcctgctaccCAGGGGTCAAGTGACCTATGGCTCCCAGCAGCGAGAGCCAAAGTTTATCAGGGTGATAATTCAAGTGACTATTAGGGTCTTACTTAGCTTTTAACAGGGTAAaagaaacttaaaggacatctacaaccaggatgaaggactgtatgcaaatgagcctgaggggctctgggctccatatgtGCTAATGGagctggagaccctcaggctcaattgcataaagtatttcatcctagtggtagatgtcctttattatATGCTGAACTAGAAGCATGTGTGTCCTTAACCCTTGATAAATAAAGTGCAGGGTACTATACAAACCTGTAATTTGCACTAGAACACTTTCTAAAGTAAACATTGATAAATTTGCCTTCAACCATAGAACATCAGATTTTGCAACAAGTTCAATGAGGCCAACAAAATAAGCTCTAATAAGAGGAACACAACTTCCAGCAATGACATTGTTTATTCAGACACAACCACTGATGAAAGGATTTGAACATTTTATTAAGTTTCAGTGTGTTAGAAGTGTACATAATACCTAGTTTATAGAGTTCTATTTGACAGGTCAGATTAAAAACAAGCCAAACGGTGGGGGGTTTGTTAGCATATTTTCAGGGTTTGACAAGGCTGACTAGTTTGCCAAACACttggggggttttttttaacttaaattttCAACTAGAGAGCAGATACAATCAAAAGCAAGAAATAATCATTTGGTTGTCCCCTCCAGTATAGACACACAACAATGAAAAGCACACAATGCTTTCCTTCTGTGGTCCGAAGCATGATTACAATTGTaagcttaacattgaagtctGTTGGGATGGAAACAGATCTAGCAGCCTTGGGCTCTGTAATGACAATGTTATTATCGGTATCCAGGTCCTGGTTGGGTGTACCCCTGACCAAATGGAGGACGGTTACGAGCATATGGGTTAGGCCCACTTGGAGGAGGAGTTACAGTACTGCCAGGTGGAGGGGTATATCCAGGCCTAGGCTGATAGCTCCCTGGTTGGCTTGGTGCCATTCCAGGCTGAGAAGCAGGAGGGACATTGTAGTTGGCAGGCTGGGATGCTTGTGTAGTGTAGGTTTGTGGCGGGTACGTCCCGGACGGGTACTGTTGAGGGGCCTGAGCTGGGAGTTGCTGTGGCTGGCCTTGAAAGCCAGGGGTTTGAACCGGAGCACCTTGCTGACTGTAACCTGGGAACTGCTGACCTGCTTGGGCTGTGGGTTGGTTATAACCTGGAACATAtaaaagacacacatttaatactACTCAGCGAGTTTATTCTCAGCACAACATAAATTGTATTCCTTTGCTCTCAAAAGGCACATAAAGTCTATTGGTATGGAGTCCCCTTAAAATTATTAAATGTCTTACCGGGATACTGCATGCCATACTGCTGCTGAGGCTGGGCTGGAGGCTGCGGCTGACCTTGAGCCGCTGGATACCCAGGCTGTTGTGGATACTGCTGGTAGATTTGTCCTAGAGAAGGAAATATATTTTAGCCTAGAATATCATTCGTGGAAATAATTAGGTTTCTGCACAACAGAATCAACCTCTGAGATGAAGCATCATGCAGTTTCAACAATTTcataaaaattcaaaatgcacagTTTTAGCTttctaggggaaaaaaaaaaacatcaaataagGAAGATGAAAAGTTGAATCTATTTAGCTGGGAGCATCTGGAATGAAATTAAGAATTCTCTTTTGTAATATGAATTAACTAATGTGTGAGATAAGGGTCAAAATGTGCTAAAACCCATAGGCTAAAATGTGGACACTGCACTGAAAAGGTTCAAAGTTAATGGTATTTTACCCAAATAAATAAAGGCTGGGAACAAGAATCAGTCACATAAGCGCTATTCAGAAAGAAGGAAACAGAAACCAGAGACAAGTTGTAATCCTGTCTCTACTGACCCCAAAGTGTTATCTGTAAAGTTAATGAGCATGAGTAGAGCATTATGAGGGGAAAAGGAGCGATTTAAAAGGGGGAGCAACAGCAATAAAAATTGTGACCATTTGCTTCAGGACCTCAAACGCTGAACCTTTTTATTCAACAAATTGCTGAGCTCATGAATGCATATAGCAGTCCCAACATCTCAAAAGGACAGACAACTAAAGCTGCAATGCCCTGAACTGTACACTCCATGTCCTTACTCTTTGATAATCAGAAGGAGTCTCTCCAGAGAAATGTAGACATGTGTATTCCCGTTACTAAGGCCCTATACAAGCAGAACAACATAGATTTCCCAGGAACAGTTCTCTACAGGGATTTGCAGGTTATCAGTTCCATCCTGGCTGAAAAGTTCTGGCTTAATGAATGACAACACCAAGATTCATGCAAATATACCCCGTGAATTACTGTGCGAGGCCCCACAGGATAAAGAACTTGGCTGCCCTGTGCTATTAAAGGAGCAGATCTGCTGTGAGCTACAAGTGTGCCATGTCAGATCTAGTGGTGTCTGCACACATTCATTAGGAGGAAAGAAAAACAAAAGTCACAGGCTTTTGTGAATACTTTCCTGTTTCtatttgtaaaatgtttttatttttttaagagaacctgtcagataCATCTGGCCCCCCAGACCAAAGGTCCTACCTTATTTACTGTAATAAAAAAGCACATGTTATACATATAGGCTAACCTTCAATCTGACCTGGCTGTTGAGCTCCTGGGTATGGCCCCtgctgttgttgttgttgttgctggACTCCCGGTGGATGAGCTGAGGAGGAAGAGGCAATACTATCTGGTGTACTGGAACGTTCCTCTACAGGAGCACTGGGTGGACCTAAGGACAACACAAAAAAGCACACTTTTGTGACAATTTTCATACTGTGCTGAAAATTTGTGTTCCAGAATATGATGATATGTTAGACATAAGCAGTGAAACAAAACACTGCAAAATAAAAGTTGTAAACTAACCAAAAGCAGTTGTGTAATGTATTAAAGACTATAATGTACAATATTTAGATACATGACTTTCTGTTATGACCTAAAACCCACCAGTAACTTGGTCCTCTGTCAGTCCAAAAGCCGACATGACATTTTTGTTAATTTCTTCTGGGTTCTTCAATGGGTCAAAAGCAGACATGCTGGCAGCCATGACGTGGGTAGATTGCTTGACAGAAGAGTCAGGGGCAGGAGGTTTCTCCTCACGACCATCTACAGTTTCTGTTTCATTAGAGCAACGGAAAAGTCTAAGCATCGGGTCAAAATTGTGTAATTTGACAGCTAGGACACAGAACCTGTAATACCTGAGTCCGGTATGCTGCTTGGGATTCCAGGTTCTACTGGTGGCTCTAAACAGTCCAACAGACGGTTAACCTTGTTACGTAATTCTATCAACTCCCGCCGAAGATACTTCACCTGACTGGACTCCAGAGGTCGAGGCTGTCcattaactgagggagagagaagaTACttaatacacagtatacacagaggaGATCATGTGGTGGCCATCAGGACAGTATAAGCACAATGTGTAGCATTACAACTATGATTATGAATGATATTACATTCAGGACCATTGTCTTCTGTATTTCCATGTGCCCTTTGCAAtgtaaacctttttatttttagaaatgtaCAGAATGAAGAAGCGGACAACAAGATGTTATTTCCAAAAGACTTTAGACTCTGGGGTGAGAAAGGGTTTCCCAGAAAAGGCATCTGGATGATATAATTAGATAACTTGATGCCAAGAAAGAACAATTGTGATATGTAGAAGGAGTACTGAGGCAatgagaaaaaaatgtgcaacaaaaaaaataaaacccacaACATGCGAGCAACATAAAATGTGTTTGTGAGAAAGGGCTCTCATATCCACATCATTAAAGTGATCATGGATGTCATGGGGAGAGGAGATGGGTGTCTGCCAAGTCACTATGGCCCCTGGTCTGAAAGAGTCAGAGTATGTAAATACTACATAGCCAGACACTATTAGGAGAGTGTGGCTCTTACACATCTCTGGCGCTCCCAAGGTCATAAAATGGAGCGGCAGAATACCTTGTCCACCTGCCGTTCCATCATTCAGACATCAAGATCTtctcctggttgtctgctttcaatatATAGCTTTTAGGGGGCGCCTTTTCTTTTTAAtccgttttctttttttctttttattaaatttctagctgaaaagcagctATTTAGTTTTAGTggttttatgatgatttattcatgtgaacatatgactatgcggtatctcgtaactcattttcacctattacatttaggagatgtgaaagtaaatgttttctgtttggagcacatttttgcgATCAAAGtttattaataaaattttattttatgaagCAAAATTGCATGAAGTCGCTTGTGTCTATAAACTCACTGCAATTTTAAAAATGGACAGGTGTTAGCTTTTCAGAAAATATATAGTTTGTTGGGGTTTAGGTTTAGTTTAATTCTTTTAAATGCAGTTTCAGTTttatgcgagttcatcgcatcacactcgcaagtgtggaacgggcctaaatgttacaaaaatcaccTGGTGCATGGATGGGCAGCATCACCCAGAGCTGCTTCTTTTAAATGGATAGTTCCAGGATTAGGGAGATTAGGGAGACTGCTGCATTCCACATAGTTCCTAGTAGTATGCTCTAACATTTTAAGATGGAAATACCCTTCTAaatattttaccttttttctCACTGTTAGGCTCAATTAGGCAACAGTTAATACAGTTCGTATGACTCAAGCCCGTCCGGCAGACGGTAGGTCCCCGCTTTATATTTaagtataatgcaaggactccccttcaggcacatgatcctgtacaGGAGGCCTAAAGCACAGAAAAGGACTCAAAGAGCAACTGGAAATAATTGTCATCCAGTCCTACATGAGGGATTGAAAAGAAAATCCACATTGAAAATTTTCCAGTCCTGCAGTAGATTACATTCCAGCAAGAGGCCACAATACATAGAGGTCCTCCACCATCCGGCTCAAATTCATCATAACGTGAACCTTCTACCATCTACTGGCAGATCTCTGAATGGCAGATATTCCCAACACAGAGGAGCAGTAAAAACATTATGCACTTAAAAGTGATGGGTGAAGAGAGTAGGCTTGTTAAACATGCATATAGACAGTGAAgtcatggtcacattattatttgCAGTAGCCCAGGACATGGCAGGAACAGGGAAATATAGAATAATTAGCAGCTACCTTTTAAACAAGTTTTGTCGCATTTTTCCAAAATGGCTGGtggtaaaaaccattaaaaaaaaaaaaaaaaggggcacttaaaggggtagtcctcCCAAGGATAAGCACTTAAAGGActtttaccaccaggatcaagcacACTTACTTGCTGGTTTGTGCCTCctcttgttttagcttcttatgccctgttttttttttttttaccaaaacaggcttttaaaattatgcaaaaatgaGCCTGACGAGCTCCAGGCTGGATGAAGCCTGGCGTCCCtctgggtcatttgcataatttctaaagctttttttttcttaaaaacaaggacacagGAAGCTTTAAGAGGAGCAGTTCCTGCCAAAGGGGACACACACTAGCATGCAAGCGTgattggcttacaatccttcatcctgctccTATAGATGTCCTTAAAATATGGGACTGTAACCAGACACACCCAGAAAACAAAATTTTGCCAGCAGAAACTCCAACTGCATATGTCACTACAGGAGGCACTGCTCATAAATGCCTTTTTTCTTGGTGGTGAACCAATAGCACGCATGCACACCATCGTTGCTGCCAGGTCTGTTCTATCTGTTGGTGGTCTGTTCCAGCCAGGCTACAAGATGCTGCTGCATGCCAAAAGCCGGGCATGGAGGCTTTGCCACCATATGCTGCAGTCCTTTGAAGATCAGTTTCCCAGTGCAGGCTGCAGCTGACCCGCTCTGCAATCACTTCCTGCCCGCCTCTTTGGAGTTTCCTCCTCCTTCCCACTGAGCATCAGCCCGGGAAAACAGAGGAAATTAAGCAGAGCCAGCCGTGAGTGTAAAGCAGGAAAATGCCGATGTGCCGACTGCCTGATGAAGATAAGGGGATGCAGTGGGAAGGTGCACCTGTGGCTTCTGTCAAGACCCATGTGTATTTTGCCAAGTACATTTACAATGCATATTAAAGTTAAATTCAAACACataatgtgaacatagccttacaaTGCATTCAGTTCACATAATCTGCTGTCCACAGGATACGTTTTTATGAGAAAAAAAAGGAGTTCTGAAAACGTATCAGTCAGCAGATATCATGACCTGAACGTTATCTAAACTGTGTGGCAGGTGGTCATGGCGAAAACGTGGTCTGTTTCATATATAAAAGCAAGAAGCTGGGGCCTTAACTTTAGGGAGTATGGAACggggcacttaaaggaaacctaccacttgaagtggcaggtttccgatggcaataccgggcaccagctcagggtgagctggtgccggagcttattttagttagtgttttaaaccgcggtatcgcggtttaaaacactttttaaactttatagccggcgcaggcaggtacgcgctcggcgcttaccgtgcgcgcggctacataggaagtgaatgagagccgcgcgcatggtaagcgccgagcgcgtacctgcctgcgccagctataaagtttaaaaagtgttttaaaccgcgataccgcggtttaaaacactaactaaaataagctccggcaccagctcaccctgagctggtgcccggtattgccatcggaaacctgccacttcaagtggtaggtttcctttaattcaatAAGAGACAAGGAAGGGGCAGTAAATATTAGAGAGGGCAAGGCAAGGAGGTGAGCAATAACTCTAAAAACAGACAAGAAGAGGAGCAGTAGACTCAACAGAGAGAAGGAAAGGGGCAGAAACATTAAAGAGGGCATAAAAAATAGAAGGAAAAAGAGGGGGACTAATCCTAAGAGGGGACACAAACTGGTGTAGCAGTATCATTGAAGTCCTTTACATGACAAGGTTATGACTAATATTCATCACTGAATGTCAGTAAAATCAATTACAGTAGGATGCCCTTATGTTCGTGTAATGGAGGTGGTCatcatcatgtggcagtattatttgcatTGTAGGTAATATAGTGCGTTTCTGCACTAAGTACAGCTGGTGCTGTAACGCACTATATTACCTACAATGCAGAAACTATACAGAGTAGTAAGTGACACAAATAAACCATACTTCTGCATAATTCGAAGAGACACAAACCAAGGAGAAAATGTAAGGTTACTCAAAAAGAATAATATGCAGGATATAAACATGGCAATAAGCCAGCACATACCAAATAGAGTCAGCTTCAATATTCTACTGCACTGTATGGCGAATGATAAATCAGAACTGTCAAaaattgtaataaggtctccatctgtggggaaaaaaattacacaacaAATATTAATTGACATTGAGAAATAAGATTTACAGATTTACAAGGCGACCTAAGCAAAATGGGGAAATGTGAAAACTTTTATAGTGTCGTCCATGTACAACCCTCACACAACAGCAATATCCCCTGCAATGATGGACAGTCTATCAAAGACGAGAAAAGATGAAACCCCTTGATAAAACGTGTACAGTATAAACCATGCACATCCTGCTAGCTCCACCTTGTGGAAATATTTGTTAGTTTACACTTCCACGCTGTCTGATGATGTGGCACAGTGAAATGTATTTGCTCACATTATTTAATAGAGCATTAGGACTATTCCAGGCATAAGACACCAAGAAACGGTACAGCAACTAAATCCTAAAGGTAAATAACGGGTAGATATTTAGAGCCAGGATTACAGGAATGGAGACTCCGTGCCCAGTATGAGCCAAGTTAGCCACAGGCCCGGTTATAAACACTGTCAAAAACCTCCATAGGAGAAAAATAGCTAGGCTTTAGTAGCAATTTCCATACAGAAAGTCTGCCAAGGGCCACGGTCGGCCTGCAGGGAAGACATTTCTGTCACGGGGGTCTTTCAATTTAGACACCAACAATGGAGTGGATAACAAGTTTGACAGACATCTGAAGTGTATGCAGAGCTTAAGGTACAACGGAAAGATTTTTCACTTGTTCTTAAAGTCTCTATTTTGTCATCTGATGTATTATGGGTTTTAAACATCAGACTGAAGCTGTAGGAAAGGGGCGTTCCCATACCAGCAAATAATTTAttggtttgtatgatgaaaagctaatacaattttccaatacactttcctcATGGTttcctggatctctgcttgctgtccttctatataaACTTTTAGAAGTGGAcaggaatctgtccatggtcacacaggtgcactgttaTCACGCAGAATATTCAGAGCTGTTTGATATAAcaacccgtgtgacatcacctggCTATGGTCAgctttctatccactagaagcaAACACGGAAGCTGTCTATAGAaatagacagcaagcagagatcgagGAAACTATGTGGAATTAATgtagaaaatatattgaaaaatgttataacttttcatcacaggaacaataatatttatttgctgaaacatcCCTTTTATGATATGGAAATCTAAACAGGCAAGGACCAGATGACCCAGCCATTTTTGGTCTTTGCATTTTAGTTTTTCACTCCCAccgtcaaaaatccataactcttatttttccatgaaaggagctgtatgaaggcttgttttatgcacaacaaattgcacttcacagtgacagtatttaatatttcatgcaatgtattgggaaggggggggggaatgggaaaaaaaaattgtgccgtTTCCTTGTGGGCTTTGGATTTGACAGCTTTCACTGAACGCCATATaacatgacatgtctactttgggaaggtacgatcacggggataccaaattcaaATAGAGGGttaaataatgttttcatacatttacaaaaatttaaacctcctacacaaaaaaaaaaaaaaaaaattctggcattAATgactttcatacttcagtgtatggagctgtgtgggtGTAATTTTTGTGACTCCATGACATTTTCAACGCTAACATTTTAAGACCAAGGCCTTTTGAACTCTTTATatagaaattatttttatatttttcattttcgAATTTAGGCGCCATTTTCCActacggggttaaacactgggaataacagttaatatattttgatatattagacattttgggacacggcgatacccaaCACGTTTAagagttttactgtttatttatatttctaccaattctagggaaaggggggagaatTTGAATTTTTGGGgcgttttattttttaccatttttgtgTCTTTGTGTGACGTCACGGAGAGTGACGATCCAAGCCAAAATGGCGGCGGCCATGCTTTGCTGGCAGTGATCGGTGCATTAACACC includes:
- the TFG gene encoding protein TFG isoform X2 gives rise to the protein MNGQLDLSGKLIIKAQLGEDIRRIPIHNEDITYDELVLMMQRVFRGKLLTNDEVTIKYKDEDGDLITIFDSSDLSFAIQCSRILKLTLFVNGQPRPLESSQVKYLRRELIELRNKVNRLLDCLEPPVEPGIPSSIPDSETVDGREEKPPAPDSSVKQSTHVMAASMSAFDPLKNPEEINKNVMSAFGLTEDQVTGPPSAPVEERSSTPDSIASSSSAHPPGVQQQQQQQQGPYPGAQQPGQIYQQYPQQPGYPAAQGQPQPPAQPQQQYGMQYPGYNQPTAQAGQQFPGYSQQGAPVQTPGFQGQPQQLPAQAPQQYPSGTYPPQTYTTQASQPANYNVPPASQPGMAPSQPGSYQPRPGYTPPPGSTVTPPPSGPNPYARNRPPFGQGYTQPGPGYR
- the TFG gene encoding protein TFG isoform X1: MNGQLDLSGKLIIKAQLGEDIRRIPIHNEDITYDELVLMMQRVFRGKLLTNDEVTIKYKDEDGDLITIFDSSDLSFAIQCSRILKLTLFVNGQPRPLESSQVKYLRRELIELRNKVNRLLDCLEPPVEPGIPSSIPDSETVDGREEKPPAPDSSVKQSTHVMAASMSAFDPLKNPEEINKNVMSAFGLTEDQVTGPPSAPVEERSSTPDSIASSSSAHPPGVQQQQQQQQGPYPGAQQPGQIEGQIYQQYPQQPGYPAAQGQPQPPAQPQQQYGMQYPGYNQPTAQAGQQFPGYSQQGAPVQTPGFQGQPQQLPAQAPQQYPSGTYPPQTYTTQASQPANYNVPPASQPGMAPSQPGSYQPRPGYTPPPGSTVTPPPSGPNPYARNRPPFGQGYTQPGPGYR